In a single window of the Niabella ginsenosidivorans genome:
- a CDS encoding helix-turn-helix domain-containing protein, which produces MEQPQALELLSHRVQQIPGAVQYEIKRYNRPGNNLTEDMGMLVYKYNSQKPKENNLQLKFCVAGNMYCSRDNCSKCSIGNAKNCADSVNSLDVVQVKFSPAQLSRFIKSRTSNSFSDSLLKFRHKVSFTRILPLCCKTKSVIEGLLGHTYNGTLENIYVNAQLQMLLLLTMDSMADEKELEVINCRFLSNAADKVKVEQARDILIKHIGEPITIKELSRKVAMNECYLKKGFKEMYGTTIFDFYQNQRMEHAKYLLYEKGLSVTDVSMMLGYSSISHFSTAFKRLTGLKPCELLFAAR; this is translated from the coding sequence TTGGAACAGCCACAAGCATTGGAGCTGTTATCCCACCGGGTACAGCAGATCCCGGGGGCCGTTCAGTATGAAATAAAAAGATACAACCGCCCAGGAAATAATTTAACAGAAGATATGGGAATGCTGGTGTATAAATATAACAGCCAGAAGCCCAAAGAAAATAACCTGCAGCTGAAATTTTGTGTTGCGGGAAACATGTATTGCTCCAGGGATAACTGCAGTAAATGCTCAATAGGCAATGCAAAAAACTGTGCAGACAGCGTGAACAGCCTTGATGTGGTGCAGGTAAAGTTCTCCCCGGCTCAACTATCCCGCTTTATCAAATCCAGAACCAGCAATAGTTTTAGCGATTCATTGCTGAAGTTCCGGCATAAAGTGTCTTTTACACGTATCCTGCCGCTTTGCTGTAAAACAAAATCGGTTATAGAAGGTCTCCTGGGGCATACCTATAACGGTACACTGGAAAATATTTATGTAAATGCCCAGTTGCAGATGCTGCTGCTGCTGACTATGGACTCCATGGCCGATGAGAAGGAACTGGAAGTAATTAATTGCAGGTTCTTATCCAATGCAGCCGACAAAGTAAAAGTGGAGCAGGCCCGGGATATACTGATCAAGCATATAGGTGAGCCGATCACCATAAAGGAACTGAGCCGCAAGGTAGCCATGAATGAATGCTATCTGAAAAAAGGATTTAAGGAAATGTATGGCACCACGATCTTTGATTTTTACCAGAACCAGCGTATGGAACATGCAAAATACCTGCTTTATGAAAAGGGGCTGAGTGTTACGGATGTGTCTATGATGCTGGGTTATTCCTCTATTTCCCATTTCAGCACTGCCTTTAAACGGCTTACCGGGTTAAAACCCTGTGAACTGCTGTTTGCTGCCAGGTAA
- the proS gene encoding proline--tRNA ligase, with protein sequence MSKEVTSRATDYAQWYNDLVIKGGLADYSAVRGCMVIKPYGYTLWENMQAAMDKMFKDTGHVNAYFPLFIPKSFLSREAAHVEGFAKECAVVTHYRLKNDPDGKGVVVDPEAKLEEELIVRPTSETIIWNTYKDWIQSYRDLPLLINQWANVVRWEMRTRLFLRTAEFLWQEGHTAHATSEEAVEEARKMLDVYATFSEEVMAIPVIKGTKTESERFAGAVDTYCIEALMQDGKALQAGTSHFLGQNFAKAFDVRFLNKENQQEYVWATSWGTSTRMVGALIMVHSDDEGLVLPPKIAPLQVVIIPIYKGQEQKELIDAKAREILENLKSKGIRAKYDDNDNSRPGWKFAEYEMKGVPVRLVLGARDLENNKIEVVRRDTREKKTVNLDGIAQYVDGQLVEMQFEMLQRARKFMEEHITPVDTWEDFIKTLDEKGGFVAAHWDGTVETEAAIKEQTKATIRCIPLENKQEDGVCIFSGKPSKERVLFARAY encoded by the coding sequence ATGAGCAAGGAAGTTACTTCAAGAGCAACAGATTATGCACAATGGTACAATGACCTGGTAATAAAAGGGGGCCTGGCAGATTATTCTGCTGTACGCGGCTGTATGGTCATTAAGCCTTATGGTTATACTTTATGGGAAAACATGCAGGCTGCAATGGATAAAATGTTTAAGGATACAGGGCATGTGAATGCTTATTTTCCGCTTTTTATTCCTAAAAGCTTTTTAAGCAGGGAAGCTGCCCATGTGGAGGGATTTGCAAAAGAATGCGCTGTGGTTACTCATTACCGTTTAAAAAATGACCCGGACGGGAAAGGCGTGGTGGTAGACCCGGAAGCAAAGCTGGAGGAAGAGCTGATTGTGCGTCCCACCAGCGAAACCATTATCTGGAATACATACAAGGACTGGATTCAATCCTACCGCGATCTGCCATTGCTGATCAACCAATGGGCGAATGTGGTTCGCTGGGAAATGCGCACCCGTTTATTCCTGCGCACGGCAGAGTTTTTATGGCAGGAGGGGCATACGGCACACGCAACCAGTGAAGAGGCGGTAGAAGAAGCACGAAAGATGCTGGATGTATATGCCACTTTTTCTGAAGAAGTAATGGCCATACCGGTTATTAAGGGCACCAAAACAGAGAGTGAGCGCTTTGCGGGCGCGGTAGATACCTATTGTATTGAAGCATTGATGCAGGATGGTAAAGCGCTTCAGGCAGGAACCTCTCACTTCCTGGGGCAGAACTTTGCAAAGGCCTTTGATGTCAGATTCCTGAATAAGGAGAACCAGCAGGAATATGTGTGGGCTACCAGCTGGGGAACCAGCACCCGTATGGTAGGCGCATTAATTATGGTGCACAGTGATGACGAAGGCCTGGTACTGCCTCCTAAAATAGCACCGCTGCAGGTGGTGATCATTCCTATTTACAAGGGGCAGGAACAAAAAGAGCTGATTGATGCAAAAGCCCGTGAGATACTGGAAAACCTCAAAAGCAAAGGTATCCGTGCAAAATATGATGATAATGACAACAGCCGCCCGGGCTGGAAATTTGCCGAATATGAAATGAAAGGAGTACCTGTGCGGCTGGTGCTGGGCGCCCGTGACCTTGAGAATAATAAGATTGAAGTAGTGCGCCGCGATACCCGAGAGAAGAAAACGGTAAACCTGGATGGTATCGCCCAGTATGTTGACGGCCAGCTGGTGGAAATGCAGTTTGAAATGCTGCAAAGGGCCAGGAAGTTTATGGAGGAGCATATAACACCTGTGGATACCTGGGAGGATTTTATAAAAACGCTTGATGAAAAAGGCGGCTTTGTAGCAGCGCACTGGGACGGAACTGTGGAAACGGAAGCTGCGATCAAAGAACAAACAAAAGCCACTATTCGTTGTATTCCTTTGGAAAATAAGCAGGAGGATGGCGTTTGTATTTTTTCAGGAAAACCTTCTAAGGAAAGGGTGCTGTTTGCAAGGGCGTATTGA
- a CDS encoding DUF6580 family putative transport protein: protein MKITNRFWVITIMILLAALSRILPHPYNFTPLVGMALFSGATLNKKWLAYLVPVAAYLVSDVFFSLTGTTGFYGISQLFVYGGMLLVTALGTTMGQPKALKVLGYSLTGSAIFWIVSNFGTWVGSTIPGSIEYEPGLSLGMTYLRALPFYNQFSNQLFLGAFGGDLFYTTILFGIYALAQKTYPSLRYSGA from the coding sequence ATGAAAATAACAAACAGGTTCTGGGTGATTACTATAATGATTCTGCTGGCTGCATTAAGCCGCATTCTTCCGCACCCGTACAATTTTACACCGCTGGTGGGTATGGCTTTATTCAGCGGGGCTACACTCAATAAAAAATGGCTGGCCTACCTGGTGCCGGTTGCCGCTTATCTTGTTTCCGACGTTTTTTTCAGCCTTACAGGAACGACGGGCTTTTACGGTATCAGCCAGTTATTTGTTTATGGAGGCATGCTGCTGGTTACAGCGCTGGGCACTACTATGGGGCAACCCAAAGCACTTAAGGTGCTGGGCTATTCATTAACCGGTTCTGCTATTTTCTGGATCGTTTCTAATTTTGGTACCTGGGTGGGCAGTACGATCCCCGGAAGCATTGAATATGAGCCGGGCCTTAGCTTAGGCATGACCTACCTGCGGGCGCTGCCGTTTTACAACCAGTTCAGCAATCAGTTATTTTTAGGCGCTTTTGGAGGCGATCTGTTTTATACTACAATCCTGTTTGGTATTTATGCCCTGGCGCAAAAGACCTACCCTTCTTTAAGATATTCAGGAGCCTGA
- a CDS encoding OmpP1/FadL family transporter: MKKVILAGLLLTSGSYLLAQTPEDALRYSWYPAQGTARIQAMGGASGSIGGEISTLFTNPANLGFYKTGDAVISGGLNILNNKATYFGQSVKDNKTSGFLGTTGIVLANTTRGGSALKSSAFGIGVSRVADFNNRIEFNGLNQKSSMADMFIEDVNANNGNLSTYGSQLAYNVHWITDDANQHLFSPADAIVSSTGVQQHGTLISEGGITEIAIGGAANLNDNVYLGGSIGMPVLRYRATRTFDELDPTTNPNNNFDGAQFDDYLTTKGMGINLKLGAVFAPVQNFRIGVSAISPTWYSLTDTYDARAWANTEGLPQNEGKNESESRPNDVSVFDYTLQTPYRLMGSLTYLFGNLNNVSSQRGLVTADVEYMNYMSSRFRSAQDDDPSDDAYLHGLNTSIGNAYKGTVNARLGAELKFNTFMARIGGAYYGNPYKDLAGEKGNMYQGTAGVGYRNRGFFIDLGYIYTAKEDVYYPYRLENKNNFDPATLQLNGSRIVLTFGVKI; encoded by the coding sequence ATGAAGAAAGTCATTTTAGCAGGATTATTGTTAACCTCCGGCAGCTATCTGTTGGCACAAACACCTGAAGACGCCCTGCGTTACTCCTGGTACCCGGCACAGGGCACCGCCCGCATTCAGGCTATGGGAGGCGCAAGCGGCTCTATAGGGGGAGAAATTTCAACCCTTTTTACCAACCCGGCCAACCTTGGTTTTTATAAAACGGGAGATGCTGTCATTTCCGGTGGCCTTAATATACTGAATAATAAAGCCACTTACTTTGGTCAATCTGTTAAGGACAATAAAACCAGCGGTTTTTTGGGCACTACAGGTATTGTCCTTGCCAATACCACAAGAGGCGGCAGCGCTTTAAAAAGCTCAGCCTTTGGTATTGGTGTTAGCCGGGTAGCTGACTTTAATAACCGGATCGAGTTCAATGGTCTGAACCAGAAAAGCTCTATGGCAGATATGTTTATAGAAGACGTGAACGCCAACAATGGCAACCTAAGTACCTACGGAAGCCAGTTAGCATATAACGTACACTGGATTACTGATGACGCTAACCAGCACCTGTTTTCCCCGGCGGATGCCATTGTATCCAGCACTGGTGTTCAACAGCACGGAACCTTAATATCTGAGGGCGGTATTACAGAAATAGCTATTGGCGGAGCGGCTAATCTTAACGACAATGTTTACCTGGGAGGTTCGATTGGTATGCCGGTACTGCGTTACCGTGCTACACGAACATTTGATGAGCTGGATCCTACCACCAATCCTAATAATAATTTTGATGGTGCACAGTTTGACGACTATTTAACCACAAAGGGCATGGGGATCAACCTGAAGCTGGGAGCTGTTTTTGCACCGGTGCAAAATTTCAGGATCGGCGTTTCAGCCATTTCACCTACCTGGTATTCCTTAACGGATACCTATGATGCGCGCGCATGGGCAAACACCGAAGGCTTACCACAGAATGAAGGTAAGAACGAATCGGAATCACGCCCCAATGATGTTTCCGTTTTTGACTATACCCTGCAGACGCCCTATCGTTTAATGGGCAGCCTTACCTATCTTTTTGGCAACCTGAACAATGTCAGCAGCCAGAGAGGCCTGGTTACAGCAGATGTTGAATACATGAACTATATGTCTTCCCGGTTCAGGTCCGCACAGGATGATGATCCGTCAGACGATGCGTATCTGCACGGCTTAAATACGTCAATCGGCAACGCTTATAAAGGCACTGTTAATGCCCGCCTGGGCGCTGAGCTCAAATTCAACACTTTTATGGCCCGTATCGGGGGTGCCTATTACGGCAACCCTTATAAAGATCTTGCAGGTGAAAAAGGGAATATGTACCAGGGAACGGCCGGCGTGGGTTACCGCAACCGTGGCTTCTTTATTGACCTGGGGTATATCTATACCGCAAAGGAAGATGTATATTACCCCTATCGTTTAGAAAATAAAAATAATTTTGATCCGGCAACTCTTCAGTTAAATGGCTCAAGGATTGTACTGACATTTGGAGTAAAAATTTAG
- a CDS encoding sugar MFS transporter, with amino-acid sequence MPATDSLSNNSKSYLIPTIIIGVLFFVFGFVTWVNSTLIPYLQKACELTSDQAVLVTFASYIAYAVMAFPSSWVLKKTGFKRGMIVGLIIMALGALVFIPAAFSRTFGLFLTGLFIIGIGMALLQTASNPYITILGPIESAAKRISVMGICNKGAGAIAPLVMGAVLLNGMDKYENASSLPLAQKNALLDELASKIISPYIIIAICFVLLAVAIRFSSLPDIKNEEETNPGHATADRSSIFKYPYLWLGFATIFLYVGVEVIAGDIIQLYGKNGLGMPTDVIKHFTTYTMLGMLAGYLLGIVLIPKIISQGTALKFAAVLGIILSIGVIYLPGNYSILCLALLGFANAPMWPAIWPLSIDGLGKYLKTGSALLIIGIAGGAIIPKLWAVLSTQTGMQQAFWIMVPCYAFILFFAIKGNKIGKTVGK; translated from the coding sequence ATGCCTGCTACGGATTCTTTATCAAACAATTCCAAAAGCTATTTGATCCCTACTATTATTATAGGCGTCTTATTTTTTGTTTTTGGTTTTGTAACCTGGGTAAACAGCACCTTAATTCCCTATCTTCAGAAAGCTTGCGAATTAACATCGGACCAGGCAGTGCTGGTAACTTTTGCATCTTATATTGCCTATGCTGTAATGGCATTTCCCTCTTCATGGGTACTGAAAAAAACAGGGTTTAAAAGAGGAATGATTGTAGGCCTTATTATAATGGCTTTAGGCGCACTTGTGTTCATTCCTGCGGCCTTTAGCCGTACATTTGGCCTGTTCCTTACCGGTTTATTCATCATTGGTATTGGTATGGCGCTGCTGCAAACCGCTTCCAACCCTTATATCACGATTCTTGGCCCTATAGAAAGCGCTGCAAAACGCATCAGCGTAATGGGCATTTGTAATAAAGGCGCCGGCGCTATTGCTCCTCTTGTAATGGGCGCTGTGCTGCTAAACGGCATGGACAAATATGAAAATGCTTCCTCACTGCCTTTAGCGCAGAAAAACGCCCTGCTTGATGAATTGGCTTCAAAAATCATAAGCCCTTATATCATCATCGCCATTTGTTTTGTGCTGCTGGCGGTTGCTATTCGTTTTTCTTCTTTGCCGGATATTAAAAATGAAGAAGAAACAAACCCGGGGCATGCTACAGCAGACAGAAGCAGTATTTTCAAATACCCTTATTTATGGCTGGGCTTTGCAACCATCTTTCTCTATGTAGGCGTGGAGGTAATTGCGGGCGATATCATCCAGCTATATGGTAAAAACGGCCTGGGAATGCCTACTGATGTTATAAAGCATTTTACCACATACACCATGCTGGGCATGCTGGCAGGTTATCTTTTAGGTATTGTATTAATACCCAAAATCATTTCCCAGGGCACTGCATTAAAATTTGCAGCTGTGCTGGGTATTATTTTGTCAATTGGTGTCATTTACCTGCCGGGCAATTACTCCATTCTGTGCTTAGCCTTGCTTGGCTTTGCCAATGCGCCTATGTGGCCGGCTATCTGGCCATTGTCTATAGATGGCTTGGGAAAATATTTAAAGACCGGTTCAGCTCTGTTGATCATTGGTATTGCGGGGGGTGCTATTATTCCCAAATTATGGGCGGTACTGAGTACGCAAACAGGAATGCAGCAGGCTTTCTGGATCATGGTTCCCTGTTATGCTTTTATCCTGTTCTTTGCAATAAAAGGAAATAAGATAGGGAAAACTGTGGGTAAATAA
- a CDS encoding ABC transporter ATP-binding protein produces MTIALNKAGKRFNRDWIFKDLTCRFESGNSYAITGSNGSGKSTLLQVISGSLTLNEGACRWSAAASIPADKIFRHISYCAPYLEVIEEMTLLEFLEFHQRFKPLLPGCTPKRIIEELGLEAAGDKRIQQFSSGMKQRAKLAQCIYSDTAVVILDEPCTNLDQQGIALYYSLIDQYCTNRLVLVGSNDETEYRFCQHRLSIMDYK; encoded by the coding sequence ATGACGATAGCCTTGAATAAGGCCGGGAAACGGTTTAACCGTGACTGGATTTTCAAAGACCTTACCTGCCGGTTTGAATCAGGAAACAGCTATGCCATTACCGGCTCCAACGGCTCTGGCAAAAGCACCCTGCTCCAGGTGATCAGTGGTTCCCTTACGTTAAATGAAGGAGCATGCAGATGGTCTGCAGCAGCCAGTATTCCTGCCGACAAAATATTCCGGCATATTTCCTATTGCGCGCCTTATCTTGAGGTTATTGAAGAAATGACCCTGTTGGAATTTCTGGAGTTCCATCAGCGTTTTAAGCCTTTATTGCCCGGCTGCACTCCCAAAAGAATCATTGAAGAGCTGGGGCTGGAAGCGGCTGGCGACAAACGCATTCAGCAATTTTCAAGCGGAATGAAACAAAGGGCCAAACTGGCACAATGCATCTATTCCGACACCGCAGTGGTTATCCTGGATGAACCCTGCACCAACCTGGATCAGCAGGGCATAGCGCTTTATTATTCCCTTATTGATCAGTATTGTACCAACCGGCTGGTTTTAGTGGGCAGCAATGATGAAACGGAATATCGTTTTTGCCAACACCGTCTTAGTATAATGGATTACAAATAG
- the lpxA gene encoding acyl-ACP--UDP-N-acetylglucosamine O-acyltransferase, producing MIHFNSYIHPDAKVARNVKIDPFTVIHQDVEIGEGTWIGSNVTILEGTRIGKNCKIFPGTVIGSEPQDKKFQGEKTTVEIGDDCVIREFVTIHRGTADRWKTVVGRGCWILAYSHIGHDCIIGDYCTLSNSTQIAGHVVLGSHVGFGGVCAVHQFVKIGSYAFISGGSLVSKDVPPYIKAARQPLSYAGINSVGLKRNGYSVEQINHILDIYRILYNRGLNVTQAVQLLEEEFPVTDERDEILAFIQESTRGIIKRYSKGNGDDDSLE from the coding sequence ATGATTCACTTTAATTCATACATACATCCGGATGCGAAGGTAGCGCGGAACGTAAAAATTGACCCTTTTACTGTAATTCATCAGGATGTTGAAATTGGTGAAGGTACATGGATCGGCTCTAATGTAACCATATTGGAAGGTACCCGCATTGGCAAAAACTGCAAAATATTCCCGGGTACCGTAATTGGCTCAGAACCCCAGGATAAAAAATTCCAGGGGGAAAAGACCACTGTTGAGATTGGTGATGATTGTGTGATCCGTGAGTTTGTGACCATCCACCGGGGTACGGCCGACCGCTGGAAAACCGTTGTTGGAAGAGGCTGCTGGATCCTTGCCTACAGCCATATCGGCCACGATTGTATTATTGGCGACTATTGTACCCTAAGCAACAGCACCCAAATTGCAGGGCACGTGGTATTGGGCAGCCATGTAGGCTTTGGCGGGGTTTGCGCTGTTCACCAGTTCGTAAAGATCGGCTCCTATGCCTTTATCAGCGGCGGATCGCTGGTAAGCAAGGATGTGCCTCCTTATATAAAGGCCGCCCGGCAGCCCTTAAGCTATGCCGGCATTAATTCCGTAGGCTTAAAGCGGAACGGGTATTCTGTAGAACAGATCAATCATATCCTGGATATTTACCGCATCCTCTACAACCGGGGGCTGAATGTAACCCAGGCCGTGCAACTGCTGGAAGAAGAATTTCCGGTAACTGATGAGCGGGATGAGATCCTTGCCTTCATCCAGGAAAGCACGCGTGGCATTATTAAAAGATACTCCAAAGGAAATGGAGATGACGATAGCCTTGAATAA
- a CDS encoding TonB-dependent receptor, which produces MMFLLNSTTRKLFYTAAVLIASTFITLQVAAQTSTITGKVTSENGPVENALILAGSQNTNTDINGSYLLSVTPGTITVEASLAGYHPQKKTITVEAGQTTTVDFVLESAGNLNEVVVVGSRNPGRSSTESPVPVDVIPLKQIANQVGQLDVNQLLTYLAPSFNSVRQSLGDATDHIDPAQLRGLGPDQVLVLVNGKRYHQTSLLNVNGTVNKGTTGTDLNSIPASSIERIEILRDGASAQYGSDAIAGVINIVLKKTTGLSINASYGGNVTSYDKNYGWNQLHPDDQLPGSVNKTDGQNFQVAANYGVHLKKGYLVFSAEYLKRNASNRTGLYTGQIWPSVNGVDRSDSINGAKGVDRSKFDFRVGNSEITSGGGTVNFAYPINDHLEVYAFGLANFKDGVAGGFYRYPNNLRPGGSIIPSTEADYDYQDASALLLEKYPYGFLPLEESKVRDYSITGGIRGSLGAWKVDLSQTYGANSYTYLVSNSANYTQAYLPGMTADALQTEFNSGKTKLYQAITNLDVSRKHDVLYGLNTALGAEFRVDGYGLEAGELNSYANLTTDNGLQGIAGAQVFAGFLPSNAGNWNRNSFALYSDNELDITKNWLLAAALRYEHFSDFGSTLNYKVATRYKFTDWLALRAAASSGFRAPSLQQEHYSKVTTLFVQSTSGGGLVPTQSGTFPNDSKIADILGIPKLKQETSHSYSVGLTVTPGKGLNLTVDAYQIDIKNRIILSNAFSGGSNAELTQLLNDAGAGTASVFANAIDTRSRGIESVLSYTKSFGTDHHLNISLAHSYIENKVRRDDNGAIIIHASEVLENSGQVSKYFNRADQSRIETYSPRTKAIFTAQYRYKKAGVLLRFSYFGSVQSLTDTTGAAAALAQNKAGGNYAFNAFDGGALQSLDQKFGGKTITDLTLSYYINRFITVSVGANNLFDVYPDKILHSGNSNNSIFTYSRAVSQFGFNGRYVFGKLLFNLP; this is translated from the coding sequence ATGATGTTTTTGTTGAATTCAACCACAAGAAAGCTGTTTTATACAGCTGCTGTTCTTATTGCTTCCACATTTATTACTTTACAGGTAGCTGCGCAGACATCCACAATAACTGGTAAGGTAACTTCTGAAAATGGCCCTGTAGAAAACGCCCTGATCCTGGCCGGCAGCCAGAATACCAATACAGATATAAACGGGAGTTATTTGCTTTCCGTAACGCCGGGTACTATAACGGTGGAGGCATCTTTAGCTGGTTATCATCCCCAAAAGAAGACCATTACTGTTGAGGCCGGTCAGACTACGACTGTGGATTTTGTTCTTGAAAGTGCAGGCAACCTGAATGAGGTGGTGGTAGTGGGAAGCCGTAACCCGGGCAGAAGCTCTACAGAAAGCCCTGTTCCGGTAGACGTGATCCCCTTAAAACAGATCGCCAACCAGGTGGGCCAGCTGGATGTGAACCAACTGCTCACTTACCTGGCGCCATCCTTTAACTCCGTAAGGCAATCACTGGGAGATGCAACGGATCATATAGATCCCGCACAGTTGCGTGGTCTGGGGCCGGATCAGGTGCTGGTACTGGTAAATGGTAAAAGATACCATCAAACCTCTTTGCTGAATGTGAACGGAACCGTGAATAAAGGCACTACCGGAACCGACCTGAACTCTATCCCAGCCAGCTCTATTGAGCGGATCGAGATTCTGAGAGACGGAGCCTCTGCGCAGTATGGGTCTGATGCCATTGCAGGGGTGATCAATATTGTTCTGAAAAAAACAACCGGGTTAAGCATCAACGCTTCTTATGGAGGAAACGTAACCAGCTATGATAAAAATTACGGATGGAACCAGTTGCACCCGGATGATCAGTTGCCGGGAAGCGTAAACAAAACCGACGGGCAAAATTTCCAGGTTGCTGCCAACTATGGCGTGCATTTAAAAAAGGGCTACCTGGTTTTTTCTGCAGAATATCTGAAGAGGAATGCCAGCAACCGTACCGGCTTATATACCGGCCAGATATGGCCCAGTGTAAACGGGGTGGACCGTTCCGATAGTATTAATGGAGCCAAAGGAGTTGACCGGAGCAAATTTGATTTCCGGGTGGGGAACTCCGAAATTACCAGCGGGGGCGGTACCGTAAATTTTGCCTATCCCATCAATGATCACCTGGAAGTGTATGCATTTGGTCTGGCCAATTTTAAAGATGGTGTGGCCGGCGGTTTTTACCGGTATCCCAATAATTTAAGACCCGGCGGAAGCATCATCCCCAGCACAGAAGCCGACTATGATTACCAGGATGCTTCTGCCCTGTTGCTGGAAAAATATCCCTATGGCTTTTTACCGCTGGAAGAATCAAAGGTGCGGGACTATAGTATTACCGGTGGGATCAGGGGCAGCCTGGGCGCCTGGAAGGTGGACCTGAGCCAGACCTATGGTGCCAATTCTTATACTTACCTGGTAAGCAATTCTGCCAACTATACACAGGCTTATTTGCCCGGCATGACAGCGGATGCGCTGCAAACTGAATTTAACAGCGGAAAGACAAAGCTTTACCAGGCCATTACCAATCTGGATGTTTCCAGGAAGCATGATGTGCTTTATGGCTTAAATACCGCTTTGGGAGCGGAGTTCCGGGTAGATGGTTATGGACTGGAAGCAGGGGAGCTGAACTCCTATGCCAATCTTACAACAGATAACGGCCTCCAGGGAATAGCCGGCGCACAGGTATTTGCCGGCTTCCTGCCCTCCAATGCCGGCAACTGGAACCGAAATAGTTTTGCACTGTATTCAGATAATGAACTGGACATTACCAAAAACTGGTTACTGGCTGCGGCTTTACGGTATGAGCATTTTTCTGATTTTGGAAGCACGCTGAACTATAAGGTAGCTACCCGTTATAAATTTACAGACTGGCTGGCGCTGCGGGCGGCTGCTTCCAGCGGGTTCCGGGCGCCCTCTTTGCAACAGGAGCATTACTCAAAAGTAACCACCCTGTTTGTGCAGTCGACCTCCGGCGGCGGATTGGTACCCACGCAGTCCGGCACCTTCCCCAATGATTCCAAAATTGCGGATATACTGGGCATTCCCAAATTAAAACAGGAAACTTCCCATTCCTATTCCGTAGGGCTTACAGTAACCCCGGGAAAGGGTTTGAACCTTACGGTAGATGCGTACCAGATCGACATAAAAAACCGCATCATTTTGTCCAATGCCTTTAGCGGGGGAAGTAACGCGGAGCTTACCCAACTGCTGAATGATGCAGGTGCAGGAACCGCTTCAGTTTTTGCAAACGCCATTGATACCCGCTCCAGGGGTATAGAAAGCGTGCTGAGCTATACAAAGAGCTTTGGTACGGATCATCACCTGAACATCAGCCTGGCGCATTCTTATATAGAAAATAAGGTAAGGCGGGATGATAACGGGGCTATCATTATCCATGCATCTGAGGTACTGGAAAATTCAGGGCAGGTTTCCAAGTATTTTAACCGGGCCGACCAGTCGCGCATTGAAACCTATAGTCCGCGTACCAAAGCGATCTTTACAGCGCAATACCGGTATAAAAAAGCAGGTGTTTTGCTGCGCTTCTCTTATTTTGGATCAGTGCAGTCATTAACAGATACTACAGGTGCAGCAGCTGCTTTGGCGCAGAACAAAGCCGGTGGCAATTATGCCTTTAATGCCTTTGATGGAGGCGCTCTTCAATCCCTGGATCAGAAATTCGGTGGAAAAACAATTACTGATTTAACCCTTAGTTATTATATCAACCGCTTTATCACTGTTAGCGTGGGCGCTAATAACCTGTTTGATGTATATCCGGATAAGATCCTCCATTCGGGCAATTCCAACAACAGCATTTTTACCTATTCAAGAGCCGTTTCCCAGTTTGGCTTTAACGGAAGATATGTTTTTGGAAAGCTGCTGTTTAACCTGCCTTAA